DNA from Rubripirellula lacrimiformis:
CGCCCGAGAGTGCGCGGACGACGTTTTTGCACCACCGCGGCGAATTCACACAGCCCACCGAAGAGGTTGGACCGAGGTTGCCGGAGGCGCTGCTGGAAAGCACCGACACCGTTCCGACCAACCGGTTGGAATTCGCCCGATGGCTGGTTTCGCCGCACAATCCGCTGACCGCACGCGTCGTTGCCAACCGCCAATGGGCAGCGTTCTTTGGCGTCGGAATCGTCAGCACAACCGACGACTTGGGGATGCAGGGCGAATCGCCCAGCCATCCCAGGTTGCTGGACTATCTGGCCGTCCACTTCATGGAAAATGGATGGTCGATCAAAAATTTGCATCGGCTGATCGTGACCAGCGAAACCTACCAACAGAGTGCTGTGACGGCCGACGCGGATACCGCCGACGCCGTGGTCCGAGGGGACGATCGATTGCTGGGTCGTTTTCCGCGACGTCGCCTGGAAGCCGAAATCATTCGCGACGCATCCCTGGCCGCGTCCGGACTGCTGAACGACCAGATGTTCGGTCCTCCCGTCCGACCGCCGCAGCCCGAAAGTGCGGTATCGGCGAACTACAGCAAGTCGAAATGGACCGCCAGCCCCGGTGCCGATCGGTTTCGACGCAGCGTCTACACCTACCAAAAACGCACGGCGCCGTTCGAAATGTTCATGACCTTTGACGGCACATCGGGCGAATCCTGTGTGGCCAAACGCGACGTTTCCAACACGCCGCTGCAGGCGTTGACGTTGATGAATGACCCGATGTTCGTCGAGATCGCTGAATCCTATGGTAAACGCATGGCGGCCATGCAACCGGATGCCGAAACGCCACCGGCACAGTCCATCGCAACGGGTTTCCGTTGGTTGATGACACGCCCACCAACCGCGAACGAACTAGAACTTCTTTCTCAGTTTCATGCCCAGCATGGCGACTGGACCGCGACCGCGCGAGTGCTGTTGTGCATCGACGAAGCCATCAACCAGAACTAACCCAGCGTTCGTTTCCCGAATCCTCCGGACCGTCGCAGTGATGGCCCACGACGATGTTTCGCGTCTTCCCATCTTCGCCACCTAACTACGCCGTTGGTCGTTCATCACCATGTCATATCCACCGCACATCACCGAACGGTCGCGTCGCTACTTCCTGGGTCAATGTGGAATCGGCTTGGGCAAAATGGCCGCCGCCGGTCTGCTGACGGGATCGCTTGGCGGCGCCGGTGCGGCTCGCGCAGCAACCGAAGCCCGCGCTTCTAGTCAAGCGGGTGATCCGCCCACGCCAAGCAACGCACTGACATCGCGGCAGCCCCATTTTGCGCCGCGTGCCAAGGCGGTGATTCACCTGTTCATGGCAGGTGCACCAAGCCAGTTGGAACTGTTCGATCCCAAGCCGACGCTAAGCCAGCTAGAAGGCAAACCCTTGCCACCGTCGGTCATCGGCAACCAACGCTATGCGTTTATCCAGCCGGACGCCGCCGTCCTAGGTCCCCAGTTTTCGTTTGACCAATATGGTGACAGCGGCGCGGTCTTGGGCCAACCGATGGCAGCTTTGGGCAAAGTCGCAGACGAAATCTGTTTCATCCGATCGTGCACGACCGACCAATTCAATCACGCCCCAGCTCAGATCTTTTTCAACACCGGATTCTCGCAGCCGGGTCGGCCCTGCTTGGGATCCTGGACTTTGTATGGGTTGGGATCGGAAACCCAGGACCTACCCGCATTTGTCGTGTTAAGCACCGGTGCCGGCGTCAGTGGTGGCACCGCGCTGTGGTCCAGCGGATTCATGCCCACGCTGTACACCGGAGTGCCATTTCGCAGCGGACGCGATCCAATTCTGAACGTGGCCACACCGGATAAGTTCACCGGCAAACTGCAACACGACACGTTCGATGTCATCAACCAATTGAACGCCCAACGGCTCTCCCGCGTCGGCGACCCGGAAATTGCCACTCGAATGGCCTCGTACGAGATGGCGGCGCGGCTTCAAACGACGGCACCGGAATTGATGAACCTGGGCAGCGAGTCCCAAGAGACGCTGGATCTGTATGGCTGCCAACCCGAGAAACCATCCTTTGCTCGAGCCTGTTTGCTGGCCCGTCGGATGGTCCAACGTGGCGTTCGGTTCATCAACATCTATCATTCCGGATGGGACGCGCACAGCAACGTCAAAGGCAATTCGGAATCCAACTGCAAACAGACAGTGCAGGCGACCGCGGGATTGATCCAAGACCTTAAACGCCACGGGTTGCTGGACGAAACGCTGGTGATCTGGGGAGGCGAGTTTGGCCGCACGCCAATGGTCGAAACGAACCCGTCGCTGGGACGGTTGGCCGGACGCGACCACCACCCGCAAGCGTTCACGATGTGGATGGCCGGAGGCGGTGTCAAACGAGGCACCACCTACGGCGCGACCGACGAATTCGGATTCCACATCACGGAAAACCCGGTCCACGTCCACGACATCCAAGCCACCATCATGCATTTGCTAGGCTTCGATCACGAACGACTGACCTACCACCATGCAGGCCGCGACTTCCGATTGACCGACGTCCACGGCCGAGTCGTCCACGACCTGATCGCCTGATACGCAGTTCAGCCAGGAAATTCGTTAACCGACGCTGTGAATCATCCCGTGCCGGAGTCGTCAAAGGTTGGTTGATTGGGTGAGTGAGCCGTGATCACGCGAGCGGCCGGGAATTCCCCGAATGCCCGTGGCCCCCCCATTCCGGCAATGATTGACGCGTATTGCTTACGCCAAGACGTCCTTCACCACTTGGCCGTGGACGTCGGTTAGCCGATAGTGCCGGCCTTGGAACTTGTAGGTTAGCTTTTCGTGATCGATCCCCAATTGGTGCAGCATGGTCGCATGCAGATCGTGGACACTGACTGGATTCTGCGTGATGTTGTAGGAATAGTCGTCCGTTTCACCGTAGGTCATTCCTCCTTGGACGCCACCGCCGGCCATCCACATCGTGAAGCAGCGTGGATGGTGATCACGGCCGTAGGTTGCTTTGCCCAGTTCGCCCTGGCAGTACACCGTCCGGCCAAACTCGCCCCCCCAAACCACCAGTGTTTCGTCCAGCAGCCCCCGTTGTTTCAGATCCGTGATCAGCCCTGCGGATGCTTGATCGGTTTCGCGGCAACGGGATCGAAGCTGTTTCACCAGCCCATTGTGAGTGTCCCATCCGCGATGGAACAGTTGCACGAACCGAACACCACGCTCTGACAGCCGACGCGCAAGCAAGACGTTGTAGGCATAGGTTCCCGGTTTGCGAGCGTCTTCGCCATACAGCCGAAACGTATGCTCGGATTCGCCCGATACATCGGTCAACTCGGGCACCGATGTCTGCATCCGAAACGCCATCTCGTACTGAGCGATGCGAGTCTGGATCTCGGGATCACCGACTTCGGCATGGTGCAATTCGTTCAAACGACGGATATGGTCCAGCGTGCTGCGGCGAACACCGGCGTTGATACCATCGGGGTTGTTCAAATACAGTACCGGATCCTTGCCGGACCGGAATCGCACCCCTTGATGCTTCGACGGCAAAAAACCGGCTCCCCAAAGCCGGTCGTAAAGAGCCTGACCACCGCGATTGGACGTCATCGCCACGAAGGCAGGCAGGTTCTCGTTCTCGCTGCCCAGACCGTAACTCATCCAGGCACCGATACTGGGCCGGCCGGCTAGCTGGAATCCTGACTGAAAGAAGGTGATGGCCGGATCGTGGTTGATCGCTTCGGTGTGCATCGACCGGATGAAGCAAACGTCGTTGACAACATTGGCCAGATGCGGCAGCAGTTCTTTGTTCAGCCAGGCGCCGCTGCTGCCGCACTGGGCAAAGTCAAAGGCGGAACTGGCCACTGGAAATCGAGTCTGGCCGGCCGTCATTCCGGTCAACCGCTGGCCGCCGAAAACCGATTCGGGCACATCGCTGCCGTGCAGTTTGGCTAATTCGGGCTTGTAGTCGAACAAGTCCAATTGGGTAGGGCCGCCACTTTGGAACAGATAGATCACACGTTTTGCCTTCGGCGCAATCGCACGCGTCGCGGCTTCGGACAGCCCATTGCCCGAAAGCAGTCCGGCCAGCGCGGCCGCCCCCAATCCTTTCACGCCGCTTCCAAAGAAATAGCGACGCGTCATTTCCAAACGAGACTGTTCCCGCAGGAGCTCGCTGTTCACCATGTCACTCATTCGAAATCACCTGGTCCAAGTTCAACAGCACGTTTGCGATCGCTGTGTAAGCCGCCAATCGAGCGGGATTCAAATCGGCGTTCACGGCAGTTGACCCTGTCGCGATCAATTTCCCCGCGGCCTCGGGATCCGCCCGATAGATGGACCAGTATTCGGCCGCCGCGTCTTCTAGAATCGCTCGTTCGTGGTCGCTTGGATCGCAAGCGGTCACGCAGCGAAATCCAAACCCGATGGGATCGCCTTCGCCTTCACGGATCATCCGGCTAGCAAGATGACGTGCCGCTTCGACAAACGCAGTCTCGTTCAACAACGTCAACGCTTGCAGGGGCGTATTGGTGCGTTTGATTCCCACCCAACAGGACTCGCGATCGGCAGCATCCAAAATCGCCATACTGGGCGGGTTCACCGTCCGTTTCCAAGTTGTATACAGACTGCGACGAAACAGATCCGCCCCCTTGGATTGGCGATAGCGCTGGCCCATCGACATTTCGATCCACAGATCATCGGGCTGATAGGGGCTGACCGATGGACCACCCACCGTTTCCACCAACAGACCACTGACGAACAGTGCTTGGTCACGAAGCACCGGACCGGGCAATCGAGTTCGCGGTCCGCGTGCAAGCAACCGGTTCGCTGGATCACGCTGCAAATGTTCGGGCGTCATGTTGGACGACTGACGGTAGGTCGCGCTGGTAACGATCAATCGCTGCATGCCGGCGACATCCCACTGCGTTCGAAGAAACTCGGTCGCAAGCCAATCCAGCAATCCGCGGTGGCTGGGCATATCGCCTTGGATTCCAAAATCTTCCGTGGTTTGAACGATCCCGGTGCCGAAGTACTTTTGCCAATATCGATTGACGGTCACCCGCGCCGTCAACGGGTTCTGGTCCGACACGATCCATTTCGCCAGCCCCAGGCGGTTGCGTGGCAGATCGGCCGACATCGGCGGCAGTACCGCGGGAACGTCCCGTTCGACTTGATCCCCCAAGTCGTGATAGACCCCGCGAACTCGGACGAAGGTCGGTTTGGGATTCGGATCTTCTGCCATCACCATGCATGTCGGAAGCGTTGCCGCATACTGTTGGCGATTGGCGATGGCATCCAAATAGGTCTGATAGACATCACGTCCAGGACCATTTTCGTAGAACGCCGCACGCAGCTTGGCTGTTTGTCGATCGGTCCGCTTCGGCGGATCGATGTTCGCGATTTCGCGGACCGTGGCGGGCTCGGCGATGACCAAAGCTTCGTCCGGTGTCAGTTCGTGCGAATCGTACCGAACCTCGTCGATCGATCCGGTAAAGTTTGGCCCATGCGGCCCGCCGCCGATACGCAGCGGATCCGACTTCCCCGCTCCGCCGGTGTTGCTGTTGGTGTTCAGTTCGACGGTGACTGGAACCGCGACTCCGTCCAGATAGATTTTCTGTGCGGTGGCACGCTGCGACCCATCATTGCTGACGCTCACGTGGACCCATTCGCCAGGGGCCAGTTTCGATTGGGTAACGACCACCCCGGCACCGGCAACCCAGCGACTGATCACGCTGAACACCAGATGACCGTCACGCAGTTCGACAGAAACTCCTTTGCGTCCCATTCCGGTCTCTTGACGTGATAGCACGACGCCGTGCTTCACCGCGGTGGGCCGAATCCAAAATGAAAGACTGTAAGGTTCGGCACAACTGAAATCGGTGAACCGGGACTTCGCTTTTTTGACCTTACCTGTCGATCGATTGGCAACCGCAATGACCGTGTCGCCGTCGCACTTCAAGGCGTCGCCCACAGGCCCCGGTTCGTAACGTTCGGTTCCCGATTGAACTTTGGAATCCGCCGGCAAGGTACCGCTGAATGCGTAATGCTGTCGCAGACCACGTCGCACCAAGGTTTGGTTTGTGGGTGCTTGTTTGCCAGATCGTTGGTGACCAGCGGATAAATTGGTCGTGTCGTTACCATCGGCAATCAAAGCTTCCCATTTGTGTTGGGAAGCAACCATGGTCGCCGATTTCAGCGCAGCCTCGGCATCTTCGACACGTCGATCGAGTCCATCGAGTCGTTGCTGCTGCGCTGCAGTCGGTGCCAGGATGTAGGGTTCCGAATTCCCGGCCTTGATCGCACGACCGGCTTCGGGAACGTTGTTGAAGTACGCAATCAACTGGTAATAGTCTTTTTGCGACACAGGATCGTATTTGTGATCATGACATCGCGCACACCCCATCGTCAGCCCTAACCAGACCGTGCTGGTCGTATCAACTCGATCGACCGCATTTTCCAGCAGGAACTCATCGACCACGATTCCGGCTTCGGAGTTATACCGATGGTTGCGGTTGAATCCGGTGGCAATCAACTGATCGATGCTAGGGTTGGGAAGCAGGTCGCCGGCCAGCTGTTGGATCGTAAACTGATCGAACGGCATATTTCGGTTGTACGCATCGATCACCCAATCCCGCCAACGCCACATCACACGCGGTCCATCGAATTGATAGCCGTCGGTATCTGCAAATCGTGCGGCATCCAACCATGGCATCGCCATTTGCTCGCCATAGCGTGGCGACTTTAGCAACCGATCGACGACGCGTTCGTAGGCATCCGGTCGCTGATCGTCCAGGAAATCCGCCACTTCCTGGGGCGTCGGCGGCAAACCGGTCAGATCCAAAGTGACTCGCCGAATCAGTTTCGCTTTGGATGCGGGTTCAGCCGGATGAAGCCCTTCGCTTTCCAATCGCGCCAGCACAAACCGATCGATGCCGTTGCGTACCCATGTCGTATCCGCCACCGCGGGCAACGGTGGACGTTCTGGTTGGACGAACGCCCAATGTTGCCCCCAAACGGCGCCCTGACGGACCCAACGGACCAGGGTTTGCTTTTCCGCATCTGTCAGCAACCGCCGCGCATCCGGTGGCGGCATCACCTCGCCGGCATCGTCGGTCAGCAGTCGCCGCACGAATTCGCTGTCCTGGGGTTGGAACGGGACGATCACCGGCGATCCGTCTGGATCCCCCTTGGCAGCCGATTCCAGATCGAATCGCAAGTCCGCCTGGCGTGCCTGTGGATCAGGGCCGTGACAGGGAAAGCAGGTGTCCGAAAGGATCGGCAGCACGTCGCGATCAAACCGTATTTCATTGTCCAGTTCGGCTGCGACACCATCGATGCCTAAGCCGAACCAACAGATCAACCATGCCCCTGGCAGCCATCGCCATCGTTTCACGAGACTGCTAGAAACCATATCGTCAAATTCCTAGAAGCAGTGGGAAGGCGAGGCTAGGATACGAGCAGATTGACAGATTGTCGAATCAGCCAACATTGGCTGGATGCCAGATGCGATGGTGATCGCGAGATTGCATTCTACTTGCTCGGACGCATCGCCCAGTGCGCCAAATGCATCGGCAGCGTATTGGTGATCGGCCGCTTGGACACGTGCTGGATCAGATGAGTCTGGCCGTCTCGGGTGAACGAGACACTGTTGGCCATGCGATTCCCTGATTTGGCTTCGACGACGAACGTGGCTAGAACGACCGGCTGCTTAGTCATGTCTTGCCCTACGGAGCCAGTTCTAGCGTTTTTGGTACGCCCTCTCGGTAGCGATGAATTTCGAGAGCCCAGTTCGACGCACTTCACGTCCTGGTCCTCTGCCGACAACCATTCCAACAGCGACGACTTGGCGGCTTCGGTCACCGATTCTAGCGCCCCCGTGTTTTCGTCTTCCACACCGGGATGAAGCGAAGCGATCAGAACATCACCGTTCTCGGAGTTCATCCACGCTTCGCAGTTCGCCCCCTGGTTCAGATGATCGACTTGTTGCCGATCCACCGGTTTCCAGGGTGCCGGAGGTTTGCTGGGCAACAGGTCGCCCGCCACAGATGGCATCGCAGCCAAGAACACCAACACAATGGAAAGTGAAATACGCATTGCTAACTCCGAAGGACCTTGCACGTCACCGCCGACAAGCGGTGCACGCGTCAAACCGCGCGTGGCCCCACCCCGCTTGGGGGAACCCAAGGAACCACGCCTCTGGGATTCAGAGTAAGGCTTCCGCGAAAGAGATGCAATCAAATTCGTGCCACCGCCGCGCCCGATCACCGCCGCGCCCGATCACCGGCGTGCCCGATCACCGGCGCCGGCCCTGCAACACTTCCCAGACCAGCGATTTAGCCGCGTCGATCCCGCACCGCTTTGGCCAGATCATCCAAGATTCCGATCGTGTCGTCCCAACCGATACAGGAATCCGTGACGCTGACGCCACGTTGAAGTGGATCGCTGCTCAGTTTTTGGTTTCCTTCGATCAAATTGCTCTCGATCATGACCCCCATCACTCGCTTGTCACCGTCGGCGACTTGGCTGCACACGTCACGACAAACGTAGCGTTGGCGTTTAAAAATTTTGCGGCTATTGGCATGCGAACAATCGACCATGATCCGCGGCGACAGCTTGGCTTTTTCAAGAGCCGCCGATGCCATGTCGATACTGGCCGCGTCGTAGTTGGTGTGAATTCCGCCTCGCATGATCACGTGACAGTCTTCGTTGCCTGAGGTCGCAAAGATGGCCGAGGTCCCGTCTTTGGTGACCGACAGAAAATGGTGCGGCCGGCTGGCGCTGCAGATCGCATCGACGGCAATCTGGACATTCCCGCTGGTACCGTTCTTGAATCCGACCGGGCAGGACAAACCCGACGCCAATTCGCGGTGCCCCTGGCTTTCGGTCGTCCGTGCACCGATCGCGCCCCAGGAAACCAGATCCGCCACGTATTGAGGTGAAATCAGATCCAAAAACTCGGTCCCCGTCGGCAGGCCCAACGCATTGATGTCTCGCAGCAGTCCGCGAGCGGTCCGAAGCCCTCGATTGATCTCGAAACTGTCATCCAGCCCGGGATCGTTGATCAACCCTTTCCAGCCGACCGTGGTCCGAGGCTTTTCGAAATAGACTCGCATCACGATCAACAGGTCCGCCGCATGCTTCTGTTGCTGGGCTGCCAACAATTCCGCGTACTCACGCGCCGCGTCGGGATCATGGATCGAACACGGACCGACGACGACCACCATCCGGTCATCACGGTAGTGCAGCACGTCCTGGATTCCGCGCCGGCCTTCTAAAACCGTCTTGGCGACGTCCGATTCGACGGGAATTTCGTCGATCAGTTGACGAGGTGGCAACAGGTCCTTGATGGCACCGATCCGCAGGTCGTCGGTACGCTGGTCATCGGTTCGCTGGCTTGGAACGGGATTGGTCATGAAGTCGGGGGGGGCGAAAACCGAGGTGGGCTGGGAAGCTTGGGGGGAAATGCACTTCATCGAGACAGCCGGTGAAATGTCCGCTGGAAAGCCATCGTATCTAAGAAAATGAAAATCTTCGACCAGCGAGCAAAAAACTTTGCCGCCGAAGTTCCGCAGACGCCCGTCACCGAGGGCCTGGACCACCAGGGCCAGCCACCAGCGAAGATCTGCTAGTCGCCGCAAATTGCCCCATGAAACACGATCGGTGTGGAGCCAAAGGGTGGATTTTCGTATGGGTAAGTATCCCGATTGCCGTTTCGACGTTTTTTTCGGGTCGTCATTCGTCTTGCCCCCACTTTTCAACACCCCTTCATGCCGCGGTCGATGATGACTCGTCCCAACCATTCGACGTCCCCACGCGATTGCCTGATGCCGCGTTTGGGCGGAAATCTGCATTTCGCCGGATATCCGCGTGCCGCAGCCTGTCCGGTTTGGACCTGGTTGATGATGGCTGCGATCGCGGCGTCGACGTGCGCTGTGACGGCAACCGCCCAGAACATCACCTATTCGGCCCCCTATTCGTCGACGGTCTATCCCAGCTCGTCGTATCCCAGCTCGTCGTATCCCAGCTCGTCGTATCCCAGCCAGTCGTATCCCAGCTCGTCGTATCCGGTCACTTCGTATCCCAGTTCGTCGTATCCCACGAATTCCTATCCTTCGTCGGGCTACGTCAGCGGCCAAAGCGTGATCATCGAATCGTCGCCAACCGTGATCACCGGTTCCAGCTATCCCACTAGCAGTTACCCCAGCAACAGTTACCCAAGCACCAGCTACCCGGCGACCAACCACACTTCATCGGGGACCACGACGAACACGTCCTCTTCGTCGTTGCCCCAACACGGTTCCAGCTCGCAAACGACGTCAACGAAATCGACAGATTCCCGGATGCAGATCCCCACACTGCAGCCGCGGACCGCATCCACCGCGAACGACCAGTCCAAGAGCCAAGCGGATGATGGCGAATCGCCATTTCGCCACAACAATGCGTTCCGGCGGGATGCCGATTCCATGGACGAAGCCGACGCACAACTGATCAGCAACCGAATTCTTCCGGCACGATCGCGTTACCCAATCAATCGCGGCCTGGAATACGATCGGCAGCCGGAAAACTATCTGTCGCCGTACCGCATCTCCATGATTCAAGCGGCAAGGGAATCAGCGAACCGGTTCCGCCAATACGCACAGACGGCCTCTCCGATTGCGGCCGACGTCGCTGACCAAAACGCTGCTTTCGCAGACCAGTGGGCAGAACTTGCCACGACCTATGGCGAACTGGCCACGCGAGTCACCGATGCTCAGAACGACCTGGATTCGACCAGCCGCGATTTCGACGATGTCACCGCCAAGATCACTCACTACGGTCTGACGCCAACCGTCGGCATGTTGTTGAGGCACAAGAAGGACCAACTGGCCCAATGGCGGGTCAATGATTCCATGACGTTGCTTGCCGGCGGTGAACTCAGCCGATCACGCCAAAGACAGCTGGAAATCGAGATGGTCCGCTACGACGGATCGGATCCAGCGATCGAATCGGAAGAAATCCTAAAACAAGCCGGGCTAGATCCCACCCACGCCAGCCGCCAATTGTTGCTCGGCGATGTCCAGGATCTGCTTCGTCAACGCTATCACTGGGTCAATTCGCTTCGCCAGGGATATCAGGACTATCAGCAAAAACTTGGCGAACTGGATTCGGCGACCACGGCCGCGGCGCAGCTGACCGCCGAATATCAAACGCTGATCAACCGACACATCACTTGGATTCGCAGTGACGAACCACTCGGGTTTTCGGACCTTTCGAAAATCAAAGGTGGACTATCGGCGCTGTTCGATTCGCGTCGCAGCGAAGCTTTTGGGTTTTCGTTTGGGCGCAAGTGGAACGACAATCCGATCGCCGGATTGGGGCTGATGCTGTCGTTCATCTTGATTTTCTTTGCCCGTTGGCGTGCCAAATCATGGTTGGTCAGCATCGGTGCTAGAAAACGATTGGAGGACGCGTCGGACAGCACTCGCAAACTAGTCGCAGGAATCCTCACCATCTTGGTCGCCATCGCGATTCCGGGACAACTGTATGCAATCGCTTATTGGCTGGGCAGTGGAATCGTTTCCGAGTCCACGCTGAACGCATCGACCGCCATCTATGCCGCCGCCCTGGTGGCCTGGTTCATTGAAATCCCACGCCAATTGCTGCGAAATTTGGGTTACATCCACAAACACGTCGCCGTCGAACTGCCACGTCGCGAACGAGCGTCGACCTACTTGTCGGTGATCGGATTCGGTTTGGTTTTGTCCGCCTATTTGATCACGTTGACCGGGCTGATTGATCACGGAATGTGGCGAGGATCACTGACGCGTTTCGCATTCATCGCAACGATGATGCTGGTCACCTGGACATTCCACTTAGCCCTGCGACCGACCGGTGGGTTCCTAGAACCGATGATCGCCAAGTTCGGGGGCGCTGTGATCCACCGGGTTCGCGTCCTGATCTATCTTGCCGGGATCGGATTCCCGCTGGCAATGATTGGACTCTCGACGCTTGGGTACGGATTCACTGCGAACGAATTGATCATGCGAGCGATCATATCGATGGCCTGCATGCTGACCGCGGCGACGCTATGGCCAGGTGTCAAAATACTGTCCGCTCGCGCCTGGCACGCACTGACCGGTGCCGGCCCCAAGTCGCCTTCGAAAGACGAGTACGGAACGATCCCATCGCAGGACGAAGCGCACGTCACCGGTGCCTTGGGCGAGCACTTTTTGGAACTGAAGCATCACTTGGCGTTTCTGTGCCAATGCACACTAGTCGTGCTAGCGGTAGTGTGTTTCGCATGGCTGTGGATCGACGTTTTCCCGAATGCACGCATGGGGAATCCCGTCGTCTGGACGATCCAGGACACGGTCACTCAGTCCGCACTGGATGCCACCGGCCAAACCACCACGCATTCGATCACCGAAGAAACTCCGATCACGGCGCTGCACCTGTTGTTGGCAGCGGCGACTCTGTTTGTGGCTTTTCAATTGGCCAAACTATTGCCGGCCCTATTCGATGCCTTGGTTCTGCAACGGGTATCGTTTGATGAAGGCATGGAACACTTTTCGTTGGTGCTGGGCCGGTTTCTGTTGTTTGGCGTCGGCTGCCTTGTAGCCAGCAACCTGGTCGGCATCCGCTGGCAAACGATCCAGTGGTTGGCTGTCGGTTTGACGATCGGGTTGGGATTCGGATTGCAAGACATGGTCCGCAACCTGTTCGGCGGGCTGATCGTGTTGTTCGAAAAACCGGCTCGCCTTGGCGATTTCATCTCGGTCGGCAAAGTCACCGGGCGGATCGCGGCACAGAAGCTGCGTACGACCGTGTTGTCGGACGACGAAGGCCGCGAAGTCATCATCCCCAACAAGAACTTCGTCAGCGAAGAAGTGGTCAATTGGATGGGAGCCGGGCGATTGAACGTGATCCCCATCGAAGTCGCCGTCACTCGCGACGAACGACCTGCCGACATCTGTCGGCTGCTCTACGAGTTAGTGCTAGAACAAGACGACGTTCTGCTGACCCCAGCACCGCAAGCGACGCTGGTTTGCATCGGTCAACGGTCGCAACGAATCGAAGTTCGTGCTTGGATCGAAGAGGGCCAGGACGCACACCGATTCCGCGATTCTCTACTGACGGTGACTCGGCGGTTCCTGGAAGAACGAAAACTGTTGGCGAAAAATCAGCCAACTCAACCAAGCATCCATGAAGCCGGTGACGAACCAAGACGAAGCCCTTTCCACCCCAAAAACGCTCGCAAACGATCCGCGTAAAGGTCAACGCATGTTCGGTGCGAAGGACGCCATCGGGTGATCGAATTTGTGCTTCGAGCGTGTGTCGGCGGACGAATGTTTCTGGACGCCCGTGGCATGACGCCCAGCGGCTCATGATCCCACTTGCAAAGTTGAATCAATCGACGGCATGCCGAAAAGTTAGCCGACGTTATCTCCCGCGACTTGTACGTCCGCGGCCAGCCTGACCTCGATCCGAGTGCACCGCGCCGGTATGTCCTCGATCCGAGTGCACCGCGCCGGCATGGCTCTGATCCGAGTGGACATGCCCTTGCGTCTGAGTCGATCGGGCGTGGACGGAGAAACCGTCGGCATCATAGATCGGTGCCTGCGACGTGTGCCCGTTCCTAAAATGGTCCGCGGATGCCGATCCATGACCATGGGAATGGTAGGTCGATCGTGCTGGCGATGCCGTATCGAATGCAGGACGTCCAGACGAATA
Protein-coding regions in this window:
- a CDS encoding mechanosensitive ion channel domain-containing protein; its protein translation is MPRSMMTRPNHSTSPRDCLMPRLGGNLHFAGYPRAAACPVWTWLMMAAIAASTCAVTATAQNITYSAPYSSTVYPSSSYPSSSYPSSSYPSQSYPSSSYPVTSYPSSSYPTNSYPSSGYVSGQSVIIESSPTVITGSSYPTSSYPSNSYPSTSYPATNHTSSGTTTNTSSSSLPQHGSSSQTTSTKSTDSRMQIPTLQPRTASTANDQSKSQADDGESPFRHNNAFRRDADSMDEADAQLISNRILPARSRYPINRGLEYDRQPENYLSPYRISMIQAARESANRFRQYAQTASPIAADVADQNAAFADQWAELATTYGELATRVTDAQNDLDSTSRDFDDVTAKITHYGLTPTVGMLLRHKKDQLAQWRVNDSMTLLAGGELSRSRQRQLEIEMVRYDGSDPAIESEEILKQAGLDPTHASRQLLLGDVQDLLRQRYHWVNSLRQGYQDYQQKLGELDSATTAAAQLTAEYQTLINRHITWIRSDEPLGFSDLSKIKGGLSALFDSRRSEAFGFSFGRKWNDNPIAGLGLMLSFILIFFARWRAKSWLVSIGARKRLEDASDSTRKLVAGILTILVAIAIPGQLYAIAYWLGSGIVSESTLNASTAIYAAALVAWFIEIPRQLLRNLGYIHKHVAVELPRRERASTYLSVIGFGLVLSAYLITLTGLIDHGMWRGSLTRFAFIATMMLVTWTFHLALRPTGGFLEPMIAKFGGAVIHRVRVLIYLAGIGFPLAMIGLSTLGYGFTANELIMRAIISMACMLTAATLWPGVKILSARAWHALTGAGPKSPSKDEYGTIPSQDEAHVTGALGEHFLELKHHLAFLCQCTLVVLAVVCFAWLWIDVFPNARMGNPVVWTIQDTVTQSALDATGQTTTHSITEETPITALHLLLAAATLFVAFQLAKLLPALFDALVLQRVSFDEGMEHFSLVLGRFLLFGVGCLVASNLVGIRWQTIQWLAVGLTIGLGFGLQDMVRNLFGGLIVLFEKPARLGDFISVGKVTGRIAAQKLRTTVLSDDEGREVIIPNKNFVSEEVVNWMGAGRLNVIPIEVAVTRDERPADICRLLYELVLEQDDVLLTPAPQATLVCIGQRSQRIEVRAWIEEGQDAHRFRDSLLTVTRRFLEERKLLAKNQPTQPSIHEAGDEPRRSPFHPKNARKRSA
- a CDS encoding 3-deoxy-7-phosphoheptulonate synthase, translating into MTNPVPSQRTDDQRTDDLRIGAIKDLLPPRQLIDEIPVESDVAKTVLEGRRGIQDVLHYRDDRMVVVVGPCSIHDPDAAREYAELLAAQQQKHAADLLIVMRVYFEKPRTTVGWKGLINDPGLDDSFEINRGLRTARGLLRDINALGLPTGTEFLDLISPQYVADLVSWGAIGARTTESQGHRELASGLSCPVGFKNGTSGNVQIAVDAICSASRPHHFLSVTKDGTSAIFATSGNEDCHVIMRGGIHTNYDAASIDMASAALEKAKLSPRIMVDCSHANSRKIFKRQRYVCRDVCSQVADGDKRVMGVMIESNLIEGNQKLSSDPLQRGVSVTDSCIGWDDTIGILDDLAKAVRDRRG